Part of the Candidatus Purcelliella pentastirinorum genome is shown below.
CGTATTATTAATAAATTAGGTATTGATGCAGTATTTACTAAATATAATATTCGTGATATAAAATATTAGTTTATATTTTATTTAGGATTTTAGATGAGTGAAAAAATAAAACTTTTATCATCAGCTGGTACTGGTCATTTTTATATTTCTACTAAAGGTAAGCGTATGAAATTAATTAAGTTAAAATTAATGAAATATGATCCAGTCATTCGCAAACATGTATTATATGTTGAAGATAAAATAAAGTAATTTTTTTATATTTAATTTTTTATTATGCCTGAATTACCTGAAGTAGAGAATATTGTATCTTGTATAAGGAATATTTTAGTAAATAGAATAATTTTGTATACTATTATAAAGAATGATAGGTTGCGTTGGTGTATACCATTTGAAATAAAACAATTATTTAATGTTCGAGTTTTTAATGTATATAGACGTGGTAAATATATAATATTAAAATTGTATAGTGGTTATATTATTATTCATTTAGGAATGACAGGTGTTTTTAGTTTATTATTTAATAAATTAAATTTTGGTAAACATGATTGTTTAGATTTGATTCTTGATAATAATATGATTATTCGTTATTCTGATTGTAGAAAGTTTGGATTTTGGTTATGGTTTAATAAAGAAGATAAAAATTTTTTTTTAGATAAATTAGGTCCTGAGCCATTAAGTGAAAATTTTAATTGTAATTATTTATATAATTTAACTAGATTAAGGAAAATATCTATTAAAAGTTTTTTGATGAATAGTAAGTTTGTTGCTGGTATAGGAAATATATATGCTAATGAATCTTTATTTCAATCTGGTATTATTCCTACCAGGTTATCTATGAATATAAATTTTAATGAATGTGTAAATCTTGTTAATTCTATTAAAAAAATATTATCAATTGCT
Proteins encoded:
- the mutM gene encoding bifunctional DNA-formamidopyrimidine glycosylase/DNA-(apurinic or apyrimidinic site) lyase — encoded protein: MPELPEVENIVSCIRNILVNRIILYTIIKNDRLRWCIPFEIKQLFNVRVFNVYRRGKYIILKLYSGYIIIHLGMTGVFSLLFNKLNFGKHDCLDLILDNNMIIRYSDCRKFGFWLWFNKEDKNFFLDKLGPEPLSENFNCNYLYNLTRLRKISIKSFLMNSKFVAGIGNIYANESLFQSGIIPTRLSMNINFNECVNLVNSIKKILSIAIKHNGTTIKNFKQINGKLGEFSKYLKVYGRKNKLCKKCNNLLIYIRQNQRSSFFCKFCQS
- the rpmG gene encoding 50S ribosomal protein L33, translated to MSEKIKLLSSAGTGHFYISTKGKRMKLIKLKLMKYDPVIRKHVLYVEDKIK